The Thermodesulfobacterium sp. TA1 sequence AAGCTTTGCTCCAACTATGCCAACTTCTTTTCTCGTAGCATGTCTCATCATTTCGTCTAACCAATTATCATTTACTACCTCAACATCATTGTTAAGTAAACAAACAACGTCTCCTTCAGCTTTAGATAATCCAAAGTTTACTAATGCAGAAAAATTAAAAGGCATGTCATAACTTAAAATTTTAATCCTTCTTTCATTTTTTAATTCCGAATAAAAATCAATCACTTCTTTATCTGTTGATCCATTGTCTACTACCACAATTTCAAAGTCTGGATAAATTGTCTTTTCAAGCAAACTTCTAATACAGTTTTTAATTAACTCTGGTTTGTTTTTTGTAGGGATGATAATAGACACCTTAGGATATTCACTAATTTTGTATAGAATTCTAAAAGTATTTGAACCTTTAGAGGAAAGTACTTCTGCTTTTTTCCCAAAATATTCTTTTAGCTTGTTAAGCTTTTGAACGTATCTATTTTCAATTGTTTTGGTCTTCGTTAAAAGCAAGGCAGGAATGTGTTTTATCTTTAAGTTTTTCTTTTTAAGAGCTTGAAGAATGATTTCATAGTTAGAACCAAATTCCTTTACGTCCGTTAAAATCTCCCTTTTAAAAGCTACAGGAGATTGAATGTAATCGTATTCAAAGAAGTATTCAGGACCCCAATCTGGTTTAAATTGTGGATCCCTTGGATTTCCATTTTCGTCAAAGTAATCGTTATCAGCATAGATAACATCTGGATAGTCTTTATAAAAAGCAAAGTGCTTAAAAGTACGTATAGCTGACGGACTCAAAACGTCTCCTTCTTCAAGAAAAATTACGTAATCTTCCTTTACCTTTTTTAAGATTTTTTCTATGTTTTCTGAGGTACAGAAAACAACTTTTTCTGGTTTACAAATTTGATTTTTAATAGATTCTATAGTTCTTTTTTTTAACTGCTCAGTTTCGTTTTGAATAACTACGAGAAGGATTGAAGGTGATTTTGGTAACTTTCTTTTCTTTTTCCAAAACAATAGCTCGTCTTCTCGGTAAGCTTTTAACCAATCTTCATAAGATTTGGCTCCACATATTCTTCTGTGTCTTAATTCACTAATTCTGTAATAAGCTTTTTCGGGATTTAAAAGAGCTCTAAGTAAAGACGTTTTCACAACTTTGCGCAATTCTTTGGTGGCAGGACTTTTAGAAAAGTAAATTCCCAAAATCCTTCTATAAAAGTGGGCAAATTTTTCTAAGAAGTTTAGCTTTCTTATAGAAATTTTTTCGTGAATTACCGTATTTTTAGTAATTGGAATTTGTATACTTAACGATTCTATTTTTGACGAACCTGCGTTTACTATG is a genomic window containing:
- a CDS encoding glycosyltransferase, which gives rise to MSNISKIKVDERHLKFEAVWHDLEPGYYLIRGIFKSDKALCEGKIIIKSSKKELCWVLPIPRSGRINHIVNAGSSKIESLSIQIPITKNTVIHEKISIRKLNFLEKFAHFYRRILGIYFSKSPATKELRKVVKTSLLRALLNPEKAYYRISELRHRRICGAKSYEDWLKAYREDELLFWKKKRKLPKSPSILLVVIQNETEQLKKRTIESIKNQICKPEKVVFCTSENIEKILKKVKEDYVIFLEEGDVLSPSAIRTFKHFAFYKDYPDVIYADNDYFDENGNPRDPQFKPDWGPEYFFEYDYIQSPVAFKREILTDVKEFGSNYEIILQALKKKNLKIKHIPALLLTKTKTIENRYVQKLNKLKEYFGKKAEVLSSKGSNTFRILYKISEYPKVSIIIPTKNKPELIKNCIRSLLEKTIYPDFEIVVVDNGSTDKEVIDFYSELKNERRIKILSYDMPFNFSALVNFGLSKAEGDVVCLLNNDVEVVNDNWLDEMMRHATRKEVGIVGAKLLYPDGTIQHGGVIMGIWNGADHAFKGESDGIGYMYRLCTVQNYLAVTGACMMFRKNVFYEVGGFDEEFRVDFNDVDFCLKVYEKGYKVIWTPYAVLIHYESQSKAKVKDKKIAEKEIRLLKKRWKKYIERDPFYNPNLTIYNTNFDLSYLPQFLAL